From a region of the Coffea arabica cultivar ET-39 chromosome 3e, Coffea Arabica ET-39 HiFi, whole genome shotgun sequence genome:
- the LOC113737744 gene encoding cytochrome P450 71A3-like, whose protein sequence is MHTLPNEQIIAFFFKHSISLLLCFLFTIFVVKWRNSTSNNSQNLPPSPPKLPIIGNLHQLGSIPQRSLKALAQKYGSPMLLHLGSKPVLIISSPDAAEEVMKTHDLIFANRPKAGFAGRLLYNFKDIAFASYGEYWRQVKCICVLQLLSHKRVQSFRSIREEEIALLLETIRESCASSSVILINKILATLTNNIVSRVAIGKRYSGEESGSRFQELFVELTMLLGVFNVGDYVPWLAWINNINGLEAKVKKVAKNFDEYLEKLLEVGVKKQDKRGNKNGGDEKHQQNLVDVLLEIQGTDATNFALERDSLKAIIMDMFVGGTDTTSSLLEWTISELLRNTNAMQKLHKEVRQFLGSKSCIREDDLENLHYLKAVIKEALRLHPPVPLLLPRESSKAVKIMGYDIAAGTQVIINAWAIARDPKLWEAARRGISAREVLE, encoded by the exons ATGCATACACTTCCAAATGAGCAAATAATTGCCTTCTTCTTCAAACATTCTATCTCATTACTTCTTTGTTTCCTCTTCACTATCTTTGTTGTCAAATGGCGAAATTCCACTTCAAACAACTCACAAAACCTTCCACCTTCCCCTCCAAAGCTACCCATAATCGGAAACCTTCATCAACTCGGTTCAATCCCTCAACGCTCTCTGAAAGCATTAGCTCAAAAATACGGTTCCCCAATGCTGCTTCATCTAGGCAGCAAGCCGGTGTTAATTATCTCCTCCCCTGATGCAGCTGAAGAAGTCATGAAAACGCATGATTTAATCTTTGCCAATAGGCCTAAAGCAGGCTTTGCTGGAAGGCTTCTGTACAATTTCAAGGACATAGCGTTTGCTTCCTATGGTGAGTATTGGAGGCAGGTAAAATGCATATGTGTACTACAGCTTCTAAGCCACAAGAGGGTTCAGTCATTTCGAAGCATAAGGGAAGAAGAGATTGCACTATTGTTGGAAACAATTAGAGAATCTTGTGCTTCGTCTTCAGTAATacttataaataaaattttggcaACGCTTACGAACAATATAGTTTCGAGAGTTGCCATTGGGAAAAGGTATTCGGGAGAGGAAAGTGGGAGCAGGTTTCAGGAACTCTTTGTGGAACTTACCATGTTGTTGGGTGTTTTCAACGTTGGAGATTACGTCCCATGGCTTGCATGGATAAATAATATCAATGGCTTGGAAGCAAAGGTGAAAAAAGTGGCCAAAAATTTCGATGAATATCTGGAAAAACTTCTTGAAGTGGGAGTGAAGAAGCaggacaaaagaggaaacaagaaTGGTGGTGATGAGAAACATCAGCAGAATCTTGTGGATGTTTTGCTTGAAATCCAGGGAACAGATGCCACCAATTTTGCTCTTGAGCGAGATTCCCTTAAAGCCATCATCATG gACATGTTTGTTGGTGGAACTGACACTACATCATCGCTGCTAGAGTGGACAATTTCAGAGCTATTAAGAAACACAAATGCCatgcaaaaattgcataaaGAAGTGAGACAATTCTTAGGAAGCAAATCATGCATCAGGGAAGATGATTTAGAGAATCTCCATTACCTAAAAGCAGTAATAAAAGAGGCTCTTCGTTTGCATCCACCAGTTCCATTACTTCTTCCTCGTGAATCAAGCAAGGCAGTCAAAATAATGGGATACGATATAGCTGCCGGCACTCAAGTGATTATCAATGCTTGGGCGATCGCAAGGGACCCAAAATTGTGGGAAGCTGCGCGCCGAGGAATTTCAGCCAGAGAGGTTCTTGAATAG
- the LOC113737745 gene encoding tabersonine/lochnericine 19-hydroxylase-like, whose translation MYTFPIEEIRALFLKHSISFFLPFLVIIYVLKWRNSTSNTLQNLPPSPPKLPIIGNLHQLGSIPQRSLKSLAQKYGSPMLLHLGRKPVLIISSPDAAEEVMKTHDLIFATRPKPVFAGRLLYNFKDITFSPYGEYWRQVRSICVLQLLSNKRVQSFRNIREEEMEIMLEKVRESCASSSVIRIDEILATLTNNIVSRVAIGKRYSGEESGSKFKEIFEDFTMLLGAFNVGDYIPWLAWINNVNGLEAKMKKVVNDFDEYLEKIVEEGMKRQEEKKSGSDGNDKKQQQNFVDVLLEIQKTSATGFAFGRDSLKAIILDMFVGGTDTTSALLQWAISELLRNTNAMHKLQKEVRQLPRCKSGITEDDLENLQYLKAVIKETLRLHPPVPLLAPRESRKASKIMGYDIAAGTQVIINAWAMGRDPKLWEDAESFWPERFLNSSVDIKGQHFQFIPFGAGRRSCPGAAFAMVTAELALANLVFSFDFELAGGARPEDLDMTEAPGIVTPRKIRLLLLASLPN comes from the exons ATGTACACATTTCCGATTGAGGAAATTAGAGcattatttttaaaacattcaatctctttctttcttcctttcctcgTGATCATATATGTTCTCAAATGGCGCAATTCTACTTCAAACACGTTGCAGAACCTTCCACCTTCCCCACCAAAGCTTCCCATAATCGGAAACCTTCATCAGCTCGGTTCAATCCCTCAACGCTCTCTGAAATCATTAGCTCAAAAATACGGCTCGCCAATGCTGCTTCATCTAGGCCGCAAGCCAGTGTTAATTATCTCCTCCCCTGATGCAGCTGAAGAAGTCATGAAAACTCATGATTTAATCTTTGCTACTAGGCCTAAACCAGTCTTTGCCGGGAGGTTACTCTACAATTTCAAGGACATAACGTTTTCCCCCTATGGCGAATATTGGAGGCAGGTAAGAAGTATTTGTGTACTTCAGCTTTTGAGTAACAAGAGGGTTCAGTCATTTCGAAACATAAGAGAGGAAGAGATGGAAATAATGTTGGAAAAAGTTCGAGAATCTTGTGCTTCTTCTTCAGTCATACGCATTGATGAAATTTTGGCAACACTTACTAACAACATTGTTTCAAGGGTTGCCATTGGAAAAAGGTACTCAGGAGAGGAAAGTGGGAGCAAGTTTAAGGAAATATTTGAGGATTTTACTATGCTATTGGGTGCTTTTAACGTTGGAGATTACATCCCATGGCTTGCATGGATTAATAATGTTAATGGCTTGGAAGCAAAGATGAAAAAAGTGGTCAATGATTTTGATGAATATTTGGAAAAGATTGTTGAAGAGGGAATGAAGAGgcaggaggaaaagaaaagcgGTAGTGATGGTAATGATAAGAAACAGCAGCAGAATTTTGTGGATGTTCTGCTTGAAATCCAGAAAACAAGTGCTACTGGTTTTGCTTTTGGGCGAGATTCCCTTAAAGCTATCATCCTG GACATGTTTGTTGGAGGAACTGATACTACATCTGCATTGCTACAGTGGGCAATTTCTGAGCTGCTAAGAAACACAAATGCAATGCACAAACTGCAAAAAGAAGTGAGACAATTGCCAAGATGCAAATCAGGCATCACAGAGGATGATTTAGAGAATCTCCAGTACTTAAAAGCAGTAATCAAAGAGACACTTCGATTGCATCCACCAGTTCCATTACTTGCTCCTCGTGAATCGAGGAAGGCATCCAAGATAATGGGATATGATATTGCTGCCGGTACTCAAGTGATCATCAATGCTTGGGCAATGGGAAGGGACCCAAAATTGTGGGAAGATGCCGAGAGTTTTTGGCCGGAGAGGTTCTTGAATAGTTCTGTGGACATTAAAGGGCAACATTTTCAGTTCATCCCATTTGGTGCTGGAAGGAGGAGCTGCCCTGGCGCTGCATTTGCCATGGTTACAGCTGAACTTGCACTTGCAAATTTGGTGTTCAGCTTTGATTTTGAATTGGCAGGCGGAGCAAGGCCAGAGGATTTGGATATGACTGAAGCTCCTGGTATTGTTACACCAAGGAAAATTCGTCTTCTACTACTTGCAAGTCTTCCTAATTAG